In Clostridium omnivorum, the DNA window TGTACAAGGTTTTGTCAGAGCATTCAAGTATATAAACATAATTCACACATATCACCAATAATATTATAAACTAAAAACAACAGCATTAAAATGGATAAGTCATAAGAAGCTTTCATATGCAATGGTTATGCAGGGGTGTTAAATTTTTGTTATTTATTAAAATTATTTGCCAAGGTCATATTTAGATATGATATAATTTTCAAATATAACATTTTAATAATCAAAAGAACTTTTATGAATTATTGGGGGTACAGAGATGTTTGAATGGAAGAAAGAATACGAAACTAAGGTAGATAAAATTGATGAGCAGCATAAAAAGTTATTCGAAATTGGAAACAGATTGTACGAGCTTATTAAGAATGATTTAGTTATTGATAAGTACGACAAAATTATGGATATTATAGTAGAACTTAAAAATTACACTGTATTTCACTTTCAATTTGAAGAAAATTATATGATGGAAATAGGATATAAAAAGTTCCTATCTCATAAGGTACAGCATGATGATTTTATAAAAAAATTCAATGATATTGACTTTAAGAAAATTGATAATAGCCAAGATAAATATATGTTAGAATTAATGAATTTCATATACGAATGGATTGATGGACATATACTTGGTACAGATATGCAGTATGTTCAAAAATAATTAATTAAAGTTGTGGTAAAAAGTCAGTAATAATGCATATTTTGTTAGTGAGCAATATAATTATATTAAACAAATATGTAGAGGAGATATTATGAGATTTTTATTATGGCCCTTTGAGGCAATCTTCAAGTTAGCATCTGGCATAATAAAAACTACTGGAAGGCTTACAGCTATTATTTTAGGAATTGTTTTTATGATAGTAGGGGTAGCTGTTAGCTTAACTATAGTTGGTGCAATAATAGGTATACCATTAGCATTATTTGGATTTATGCTTATGGTTAAAGGATTCTTTTAGTAAAGCTCGAGTTTAAACTCGAGTATTTTATTTTTCAATTATATGTAACTTCTAAGCATCGCCATTAATAAACTGTTAAGGGGTGGTTTTATGCAAGCAATTAATATGAGCAATGCAAAGGGCATTGATGTTTCAAATTATGATACCAATGTGGATTGGGCCAAGGTAAAAGCTGCGGGGTATTCTTTTGCATTTATAAAATCTACAGAAGGGGTAACCTTTGTAGATCAAGAATTTAATAGAAGCTATAGCAATGCTAGGGCAAATGGTATCATTGCTGGTCCTTACCATTACGCAAGACCTTATAATGATGCCATAAAGGAAGCGGATTTTTTTGTGGATACTGTTAGATCTTTTAACGGTTTTCAAAATGGAGATTTGCCACCAGTACTTGATATTGAGTCAAATGCTGGTTTAGGGCGAGCAGAAATAGTTAGCTGGTGCAGAACCTTTATTAATAGGGTAAAGGACAGAACAGGTCTGCAGCCTATGTTGTACACATATTTATATTTTGCAAAGGATTATCTTGACGAATCCTTAGGTGATGTACTATTGTGGTTTGCAAGATATGGAGTAAATGTGCCAGAGGATGTTGCAGGATGGAGTAAGTGGACTTTTCTTCAGTATTCCGATACAGGAACAGTTGATGGCGTTAATGCCACTGCGGTAGATTTAAATCTCTTCTATGGAGATGAAACAGAACTAATAGCTTTTGTTAATGGCAAACAGGGCCTAGTTCCAAGTCCAAATCCAACTCCTATGCTTAGATTAGGGGATACAGGAAAGGCTGTAGAGGGACTTCAAAAACAGCTTGCAGAGCTTGGATATTATACTGACAATATAGATGGAATTTTTGGACCTAATACGGATAAGGCAGTAAGATTATTTCAATCAATAAATGGCTTAGCTGTAGATGGTATTGTTGGTCCAAATACTTGGGATAAGTTGATGAATTCTCCAATAAAAAATCCTGGAACAATAAATAATACCGGTGTTTTGAAATTAGGAGATAGCGGGGATGCTGTAACGAAGCTTCAAAGTAATCTAGCAAGCCTTGGATTTTCACCTGGAACTATAGATGGTATATTTGGACCGAATACTGAAGCTGCAGTTAGAGGTTTCCAAGGGGCATATGGAATAACCATAGACGGAATTGCTGGACCGCAGACCTTAAAAGCAATAGATATAGCTCTAAATCTATCAAAGCCAACCTTAAGTGTTGGAGATTCTGGAGCAGCTGTAGCTGAACTTCAGCAGTATTTATTAAATTTGGGTTATTCAGTAGGCCCAGTAGATGGCATATTTGGGCGAAACACTAAGAGAGCTGTACTGGCATTTCAAGGAACAGTAGGCCTTACTCCAGATGGTATTGTTGGACCAAAAACCTGGGTAGCTATTCTTGTTAGAAGTTAATAAAAGGATTATACTAGTGAAATTTTACTAGTATAGTCCTTTTTTTATTTGTGAAAAGCAATTAAACAAATATTACACTAAATGATATAATATGGTTGTACATTAAATTATAGCTTATTTGGGGGGGCTAGAGATGAATTTAAAGATATTAGTAGTGGAGGATGATTTTTCAATAAATGATATACTAACTTTTGCATTAAAGAGTGAGGGATATGCAATAGCAAGTGCCTTTAGTGCAAAGGAAGCTAGAACTAAATTTGAAGAGTTTAACCCTGATTTGGTGTTGCTTGATGTTAATCTTCCGGATGAATCAGGGTTTGAGCTCTGCAGATCAATAAGTGCCGAATATAAAATACCAGTTATAATGCTTACTGCAAGAAATGATATAATTGATAAAATTCTTGGGCTGGAATTAGGTGCTGATGATTATATAACAAAACCCTTTAATATAAAAGAGGTTTTAGCCAGGGTAAAGGTTGCTCTTAGAAGAGTTGATAGATATAGAGAACAAACTGAGGATAATGTATATATAAAGCTAAGTGATAGTGTAAAGGTTGATTTGGAAAAGAGAATAGTTTTAAGAGGTAGTGAAGAAGTTAAGCTAAAGCCTAAGGAATATGATTTGCTGGTGTTTTTTGTTAAAAATAGGGATAGGGTATTCTCTAGAGAAGAGCTTTTGGATAAAGTATGGGACTACGATTATGAGGGAGATTTAAGAACAGTAGACATTCATGTTAGAAGATTAAGAGCAAAGCTGGATTCAAGTGGCGGTCAATCTATAATAGATACAGTATTTGGGGTTGGGTATGTAATGAGGCGCAGAGATGAAAAATAGCATTAAGGCTAAAATTACTCTAG includes these proteins:
- a CDS encoding bacteriohemerythrin, with amino-acid sequence MFEWKKEYETKVDKIDEQHKKLFEIGNRLYELIKNDLVIDKYDKIMDIIVELKNYTVFHFQFEENYMMEIGYKKFLSHKVQHDDFIKKFNDIDFKKIDNSQDKYMLELMNFIYEWIDGHILGTDMQYVQK
- a CDS encoding peptidoglycan-binding protein; its protein translation is MQAINMSNAKGIDVSNYDTNVDWAKVKAAGYSFAFIKSTEGVTFVDQEFNRSYSNARANGIIAGPYHYARPYNDAIKEADFFVDTVRSFNGFQNGDLPPVLDIESNAGLGRAEIVSWCRTFINRVKDRTGLQPMLYTYLYFAKDYLDESLGDVLLWFARYGVNVPEDVAGWSKWTFLQYSDTGTVDGVNATAVDLNLFYGDETELIAFVNGKQGLVPSPNPTPMLRLGDTGKAVEGLQKQLAELGYYTDNIDGIFGPNTDKAVRLFQSINGLAVDGIVGPNTWDKLMNSPIKNPGTINNTGVLKLGDSGDAVTKLQSNLASLGFSPGTIDGIFGPNTEAAVRGFQGAYGITIDGIAGPQTLKAIDIALNLSKPTLSVGDSGAAVAELQQYLLNLGYSVGPVDGIFGRNTKRAVLAFQGTVGLTPDGIVGPKTWVAILVRS
- a CDS encoding response regulator transcription factor, whose protein sequence is MNLKILVVEDDFSINDILTFALKSEGYAIASAFSAKEARTKFEEFNPDLVLLDVNLPDESGFELCRSISAEYKIPVIMLTARNDIIDKILGLELGADDYITKPFNIKEVLARVKVALRRVDRYREQTEDNVYIKLSDSVKVDLEKRIVLRGSEEVKLKPKEYDLLVFFVKNRDRVFSREELLDKVWDYDYEGDLRTVDIHVRRLRAKLDSSGGQSIIDTVFGVGYVMRRRDEK